The following is a genomic window from Amphiura filiformis chromosome 4, Afil_fr2py, whole genome shotgun sequence.
TGTTAAGGGAACACTCAGTTCATAGGTAAATTCTTTAACAAACCTTGGAGGGATGCCATCAGGCCCACATGATTTACCCTGGTTAACCTTTCTGAGCTCAGCATACACGTCCCAAGGATATAATCGAGGCGGTGATTTGTAAGCAGGTAAATAAGAAAGAAGCTTTGTGTTATCCAGAGGATTGATGTTGGAAGACACATTCACAAATAGATCATTGATGCTGTTAGATATATTGACATGATCAGAATACCAGGGACATTTAGGTTGTGCTCAGACTTTGTGTCATTAGTCATGACTTTAATTTGTTGGTGTCATTTACGTGGGTCCTTATGTTGTAAATTCCTGACAGAGTTAGCGTGATATTTAATTTTACCGTTAGCATGGTTAGCATTATTTCACGTTGAACTTTATTGCGAAGTTGACGCCATTGAGTTTCTGATTGGCGTTCCCGAATCAATATTTTTAATGGGGGGATTCATTTTTATCATTGTCATGGTTCTTTACAGTGACATGTGGGAAGTGACTCCATTGACTTTAACATGTCTCATGAAAAGGTCAAGTCAGATTTGGCTCTGACTTCACATATCTGAGGCGTCAAAGACATTGACCAATTTCATCTACAGTGACTGGTTGCACCAGTaatgtagttttcacacattgaccggctgcaccggtaatgtgatatccgacggcgcacccgAATAATAAAAATCAATTCACATATGCATTGTTTGGAAACCCAATCCTTCCACCACTCGCAAGCATAAAAATGCTGTCAGAGTTGTCCGCACCTTTAAAGGGGACGGTCCCAAATCAGGGAGGTCGCTACTTGGATTCAAGATTAAAACTGGTCTAATGTGTTTGACGCCAACAATACTCAGGAAAAGGTGGATGCTTTTTATGAACATGTTAACAGTGCAATGGAGTCATTCTTCCCACATGTCACTGTAAAGAACCATgacaatgataaaaatacatcAATCCTCTGGATAACACAAAGCTTCTTTCTTATTTACCTGCTTACAAATCACCGCCTCGATTATATCCTTGGGACGTGTATGCTGAGCTCAGAAAGGTTAACCAGGGTAAATCATGTGGGCCTGATGGCATCCCTCCAAGGTTTGTTAAAGAATTTACCTATGAACTGAGTGTTCCCTTAACAGAGGGTTTGAACACCTCCCGCATTGAGGAGTAGTCCCTTCTCAGTGGAAGAATGCCATTGTAGTTCCAATACCAAACCAAGCATTGAGAAGCTACGTCCTGTCTCACTTACTGACTGCTTTGCAAAAAAATCGGGGAGGGTTTTATATTCAAGTGGGTTTTGGAAAATGTAAGTCATAAAATTGACCACCAACAGTTTGGTAATGTCAAAGGTGTTTCTACTTCGCATTATTTAATTAGCATACTTCACTTTCTTCATCAAGGCGCTGAAAAGGCCAGCAACGTTGGCACAGTGGTACTTACGGATTTCTCAGAAGCATTTGACTTGATCGACCATACTATGCTTGTGGAGATATTTATCCATATGGGAGTCCGTGAGTCTATTGTGGCATGGTTGTCTGACTTTGTCAGCTATAGACAACAGCGTGTGCGTTATAAACATGTTCTTTCTGATTACAAAACTGTGAATGGTGGTCTCCCACAAGGTACAAAACTAGGCCCAATATGCTTTCAGATTATAGTCAATGATGCTGTAtcaacaaaatgttggaaatatgttgatgatttgACTGTATCCATCCCAAATCCAGCCAAATTCAAGATGATTTAGATGAATTCAGTGAATGGTCTTCTAATAATAATCTGAAACTTAATCCtttgaaatatcaattttatgACTTGCATCTTCCAAAACCCATTTGAATATAAAACCATTCCCGATTTTTTGCAAAGCAGTCAGTATGTGAGACAGGACATAGCTTTTCAATGCTTGGTGGGTTTGCTTTTGGTATTGGAACTAAAATGGCCTTCTTCCATTGAGAAGGACCTACTCCCTCAATGAGGGAGGTGTTCAAAACCTCTATTAAGGGACCACTCAGGCAACTTTTTTAACCAACCTTGGAGGGATGCCATCAGCCCCACATGATTTACCCTGATTAACCTGTCTGAGCTCACCATACACGTCCCAAGGATATAATCGAGGTGGTGATTTGTAAGCAGGTAAATAAGATGGAAGCTTTGTGTTATCCAGAGGATTGATGTTGGAAGACACATTCACAAACAGGTCATTGATGCTGTTAGAAATATTGACATGATCAGAATACTAGGGACATTTATGTTGTGCTCAGACTTTGTGTCATTAGTCATGACTTTAATTTGTTGGTGCCATTTACGTGGGTCCTTGATGTTGTAAATTCCGGACAGAGTTAGTGTGATAGTTAATTTTAGCGTTAGCAATTTCACGTTGAACGTTATTGCGAAGTTGACGCCATTGAGTTTTGTCTTCAGCCATGAATGCTGATATGCGTTCCTGAATCAATTTTtttaatgggggagggggggtaaTTAATTTTTATCATTGTCGTGGTTCTTTACTGTGGCATGTGGGAAGAATGACTCCATTGCACGGTTAACATGTTCATAAAAAGCATCCACCTTTTCCTGAGTATTGTTGGCGTCAAACACATTAGACCAGTTTTAATCTTGAATTGTTATGGAATCCCGTCGTGAAAGCATATCTACTTAAATGCATATGTGGTCAATCTTGCCCACAGGTGACATAGGTAATGGATCTGAATAAAATTTACTGAAGTCAGTCATAATTACGTCCAGTATACGAGTAGGAAAATTTATCATTTGTTTTAGAATGTAAGATCTTGTAATCCGATTAATGTTCTTTCTATTGAAATGGCGAAAGTAATGTCCGTTTATTTAAGATTTAACAAGTCCATTGATTCAAGAAGGTATATTGCCGAAGAAGATGTTGATTGGGAGAGTCGGTGGTGATGTACACTGCACAAAGTGCTATTACAGAAACATCCCTAGTAACATTTGCGGTTTAATCAATACCCAAACACATTCAAATTCATCAGGGACTGTTATGTCTGTAATATGCATGTCAGATATGTGTGATCTAACATACACCGCAacgccgcacagtgtcatcgccccgatatcttcatggcagaaatcgccatggtaggttgaatccacagccacgcatggccattttgttccgacctgtttaatagttttgagacgcataatgagccgagggacatccgactaaggctactgacaatagcctggtaattgacctctctgtgtgtgagtgagcatgtatacgccatggggtcatctgcttttagactacctccacgagtgAGTGTCTACGCTGCGCTTTAGTTCGGctcatataaaatcagaattttggtcagtttttgagctcaagacgcacgcttctttctcaatacgcaagctaacgactatcatatcctttcaacacatacgttcaagtgcaaggaaataaatatggcttctttagaacaaatCGTTactatcaaatcgtgcatagcacattcacgtacgtgtatcgatcctgtaTGCATTTTAGTgcctctgctgtacaatgtaattattaaccaggcgatctCGGTGTGCGCCGTCTCCTTTACTTGTATCACGACAATGGGAGAACAGATTGTAACCACTAATTGATGACATGGAGCAAGGTAATTCTGGGTGAAACCAAGACTCTGTGATTACTCTGACATCAATATTCTCAAGTTTAGGCATGGTTTCCATCTCGTCCATCTTCTTATCCAAGGATCGTGCATTGGTCAGCAGTACAGCAGGAAAGTAATATTTGCGGGGGGTTGACTGTTCAGCAAACTAGTGTTCGTTTATTTAACATGTAACAAGTCCATTGATTCAAGAATACAAATTAGCCGATATTTTTGGCAAGCGAATGATTCCTCAAGAAATTGTTTGCATGCACACAAACATAACATGTGGTCATGCAGAGGTTTCatatggtataaaaatctaaacctttttgttaaaaaaaaaaagggcggcgggagaatgcccctttaagtacTGCAAGCAGCGGCGGCACCAGTAAAATATTCGAGGGGGGGGCATAGGGGAAAAGTAATTTTcagggggaatcaacaaatttgtgcataattgccgcaaaaagtggaatttggggtattttattgttgtttttgttttactggGGGTAAGTTTTAAGTGGGGCGTTTACCGCCCCCCCGACTACGCCACtgactgcaattttttttttcatgccttAAAGTACAAGAAACTGAAGCACACAAACATGATTTAACAACGAAatgcaaaatgacaaaaatatactACTTTATTCTGCAACTTCCAACATCTATATTATTGATCCTAAAAAGTCACTTTCATTaatacttattattttcattatgcaGATACTGCATTATAATTTGACGAATCAGTTTCGTAGCATCCCAGATCCCACTAACCGGGCCAGCCACGGAAATGAAAATAAGGGATGAaaacaaaactcgaccggcggttgaccgccggttccgtccagttaccattgtttagaacaataacaaccggacggaaccggcggtcaaccaccggtcgagttttgattttgtgcctgagaaaaaaaattgaggaAAATGAGACTGAtttgaaagaaaacaaaagacattaaaCGAAAATAGAAGAATCAATTAACACGAAAATAACGGTATAAGGAGTGGAACTGAATCTGAATGTGATATTATACAAGCAGGCTTTTATTCCCAGTTAAGTTGTCATGTGAAGTTCCATTCACACAGCGTGCTAAACATTACTCGTCGAAACTCGATAGAgcgcaaaataaataacttagaaaatattcttgatgtcctttaacatgtttccatagttagccaTGGATATATTCTATAGAACTCGCCGGTTTAAAGTCCGCTTTATTGGGCGATctatcgagtatcgacgagtaatgggaTCTGTTTATAgtcgtgtttatttatttatttattgttttcataAAGGGtcggctacgccactgattttgtTTGAATTGAAATTCTGGTTTATGCAATTTATGAGTTCCCTTAAAGTAATTACTATTCATATTAATACAATACGGTATACATGTAAAATACCCCGGGGTAAAATACACCAGCATTATGACGTATAAACTTTTAAAAACAACATTGTGATACAGTTAACTTACATCGTTTAAAAAGCAGTATAGCAATAACAGTTTCTTATAGGAAGACATAAAAAGGCGCTTAAAAATTATAATGTTATCGTATTTATACAGTGCTGTAATAATATGCATTTTTAAAAGTTCTAAGAATTCAAGTGACATCAAGCTTCTAAAACGAACCAAATTTCTACAACAGCTTTCAACACACAATTAGCTTTAGAATAAACATTTTTGACACAAGACAATTTTGTCACAGTGCACCCGTTTAATCAGAATTATATCGCACATTTTTTCGAGCTACTTACAATTTCGCAGCTGCGCTGACACCCACGTGccctaaatttaaaataattatcacGCATGGTGAAAGTATTTGATTAAAATAAGTTTACTTTACCCAAATAAAAAATTATGAAGATGCACAGTGAAAACAAATCATTGAACCAAGGAATCGAACACGCGACCTCTAAATATATGACCAGCTAAGGCAAATGAACCGAATAAGCTGGGAAAATAAAATCTTGTTTTTTGTTTCCACCGCCTTTAATTAAGATCtcatcataaatatttaaaaaaaaatcctttaaaaaaggaatgcagcgcccaatgggagctttgatgtgatgtgctgaaataaagataaagtggtaattttcaacGAATCAGGTTTGCAGGTCTTGGCGTTCCAGCAAAAGACACGAAATTAAGActcaaaataagtttcaactgaaTGTCAGATGTGTCTTGTATGGAGACAGACGTGTCTTTCTGTATGAATCTTCAGGCAATACACATTCTATTTCTTGTGTTTTCTATTGTTGAAGACATGCCTATAATTCCACTATTGCTAAGACACTATTTGCATGTGCGAATATTTGCATGTGCGAATATTTTGCGTAAATTATAACTATTAATGCATCTATATAATTATTTCTAGAGGTACGCGGGTGACATAAATGATAATTCTGCAGCTACCAACGTGAAATTCACTAAAAGAGTAGCAGTTGAACGTGCCGCGTTTACTTCCAAAACCAAAATGTACATGCGAATAACATCACATGATAATTATGATGCATGTTGAAATCTCTCGTCTCAAAcactcttaaggtggtactacatcccttgataaatgtgtgactattttggcatttttctcaaaaaataataacacactggtaaaaaatgttatgtatattaggcctataggggcaaggaatccagttactacactggaatttcagcaactcaagacaagcggtacgttatttatgataagaaaagaggtatacCGCTAGATTGTACCTCATTTCTGAACATaatcatataatgaaccacttgtcttgaatcactcaGTGaagcaattggattccttgcccctataatatataggcctacataccttTTGTCACCAGTGCGTaggtttttttgagaaaaatgcaaaattagtcaggGGGTGTTGTACCACCTTCATTCAATGTTCTCTGGATTAGTCTAtcgttagggaacaaaccaaaagatcgatgacgtcctataaacgtaactagtttcgtttctcagccgaccccctccctccctgccagaaacgtaataatgaaatgttgaaaatttggacataataataatgacacattcttcagaccgatgtttttgtacaaacgtaatcgagtatttttaccccccccccctaaacgaaactagtttcgtttataggacgtcatcgatcttttggtttgttcccttagcaaCTCCCGGTGGTGTAGCATCTTGCCTGTCCACTACCTTAAAGAAAAGCGTCTTCTGTTTAGGTTCATTCTTGTGACGCCCATATCTTTTAAAGGTTTATCCACAATGGACATGTACTCAATATCATCTATATTATTATTCCCTGGCAATAGAAATGGGAGAGAATCGTACAGTCCAGATTTCAGTTCTGTTTCTTCTTCAACTGAGTAGGCCGAGTTGTCGATGAGGTCTTGGTGTTCTGAGGAGGTTTTCTGAAGCTTAATTTTCTGAATGTCCGCCCTGAGACGCATGAGTTGCATCGCTAATAAATGGTCCTGAGTTTTCATTGCTTTCTGTAGAttaaaaaagagtaaaaaaatcgTTTCAATTCCAggaaaaatcgtaaaacatacCGTGAATCCCTCTTTTGTTGACGACGATGTGGATGCCACAACGTcggcatgtttttatttttaaaatttgcaaacggcCAGCCATGGTGAAACAAGAACATGAAGAAGGGAAAAGGTAAACAGTCATAATCAATAATCAACAGAAATTTTTATACTTCAAAAGAGGgtggaaaactttttttttaaaggccaataaTACGACGAATTAGAGTGGCCACACACAAATTAATTGTAATCGAACAGGGAATTGCCGAAATCGGCTAGCCAATGCCGATCCGCTCGAGTGAAATCAGCGCCGAAcgaaaatataatttaaatatcTCAAAATAATGTACAATTCAAGTATTCCAACACATTAGATTCATGCAGAATAATCACTATTCAAACCATAGGACCTCTATGCTAAAACACACAAACTGCATGCCTCACTCATATTCTCATAATTAATATTATTCGCGGCTAGAACATCCTAAGCAGGGAAGAATCGGAATCACATAGCACCCTCAATTTTATTGTTAGTTTCTGTTACCAAAATGCTCTAGAGGTCGCAGTTAATCATCACCAGAACTTATCACAAGGGGAGTTTTTTGTTTTGGACATGTCAAATAAAGTAGGATTTACCTTGAATCtgtctttggtggaaattctgtgCATGGTCAGTGAGTGTTTTTGTGTTACATACAAACAAGTTTCAGATTTATGCTTTTGTTACTTTGttagaaaaagaaaaggaaaaaaaaatccccCGCACGACCGACCCAActaaagtgatctatggacaagcaaataatttattttttggcATAATTTTAAGTAGGAACACTAACATAGAATTAATATACCAATTTCGATTAGCTTTTATTTGGTCATAATATTACAAACATAATATATACCGGTACATAACTCGTTCAGTATTACCCCCCGCCCCCGGGGgaagggtactcagtacaaatgaccatacggggacgcagtgccgcaaacatgggtagcattttcagcctttaaATTGGTATGGCCCGTTttaaaaatttccattttttagaAGAAAAGGCTTAATTTCGCTTCACTGTAGCCAAAAATTTTGAGAGAAACATGGGATGTTTTTCGAATTATAAATAATTTGgcccagtaaaaaaaaaaaaacacgaactCCCCTTGTGGTAAGTTCTGGTGATGATTAACTGCGACCTCTTGagcatttggtaacaaaaattaactataaaattgagggcgctatgtgATTTCAATTCTTAGGATGTTCTATCTAATAATAATGTGTGAGGTGCAGGTGCGTGCTTTTACAGTTGTACAATGAACAAACGACAACATCATTTTTGTGAAGCTAAAGAGAACATTGCCGATTTGATggattgtattaaaaataacatgaaaagtATTGAAACCCCAATGTTATCAAATTTGGAATGACAATAACGATTTCTTTGAGGACTTGGCATGACAACAGGCCAACAAACAGAGAACATTTTGCCCCATAATTTTGGGGAATAGTTGTAAAAACGACATTTCTAAGGTCTGGTTTTAGATAAAGAACAAGTTCCAATCACTAGAACGAAATGAAAGTAAACAACACTGACTTGGTGATTCCAAAATCAATAAACTTGAATTTCTCACTAAGTTAGGATTTTACTATGGAGTAAAACCTTGGGTGATATATATTTGATTCCAAATTTATATGCATCTTTCATCATGTACTCATATTTGCCTCACTGATCCTTTGCTTAGAACATCGTGCATACCGAGGGCTTAATAATCGGGTTCGTAGTAAATGCCAACCTCAAACAAAAACAGAAGCATACTTCAAACCTATTCCACTTTTCTAAATGAAATGTacttgaaaatgatgatgatgattgatgattggtgattgatgaagatgatgatgatgatgatgatgatgatgatgatgatgatgatgatgatgatgatgatgatgatgatgacgacgatgatgatgatgatgatgaggaggaggaggaggaggaggaggaggaggaggagacgGCGTAGGAGGAGGAGGCCGGGTGGAGGAGGATGGGTTGGCCCCTATATACTAAGACATGCCTACCAATTCTGTTCGTAACCACACCAATGCTGATTCTATATGCTCTCTTCTCTGCTTATCACTTTTGACCTCATCTTCATCACTACTGTCTCCATGGCCCCCATTGTCAAATGAAGATCTTGTTGGCGATAACATTGTCTGCTTCACATTCTCCTTCCATTCCAATATGGAGGCTCTTCTTGTCGTCAATTGAAGTCTGCTGGTAACGCATTTCAGTTTATCCAAGCCCGTTGTTTCTTTATTTTCGTCAATGGTTGGTAGTTCAACAGAGCCACGAACCTTCATTGAACTTGAACTGTTTTTGCGTTGTTGGAGTGATGGAAGCTCTAGTAAGTCTAAAGAACCCATAGTGATTTTACTTTCAGGTCGTGTAAGACAAATTTGATTaagccataatcatgataatttaacTCAAACGTTGAACTTCAGGGGATCCTTGGTCAAGAATCTGAAAATAGAATAAATAAAATCAACAACATTATAATAAGGATAACAAGTATGAACTGGTAGTATTTGTAGGAAAAATTAAATAACCTGATGAAATTAATCAATAtcattatttattgttattttcctTTCTACTTTTCAAACATCCAAATCATGTGCGTGAGAAGTACACATCATTACATATACACGCGTTtatttctacaaatcatatactttgaaaaacttgcttgatttattgtcgttaatgagttttacaaaattgttgttgtttaagCCCTCCTTACAaccgtaactca
Proteins encoded in this region:
- the LOC140151455 gene encoding protein FAM167B-like, giving the protein MGSLDLLELPSLQQRKNSSSSMKVRGSVELPTIDENKETTGLDKLKCVTSRLQLTTRRASILEWKENVKQTMLSPTRSSFDNGGHGDSSDEDEVKSDKQRREHIESALVWLRTELKAMKTQDHLLAMQLMRLRADIQKIKLQKTSSEHQDLIDNSAYSVEEETELKSGLYDSLPFLLPGNNNIDDIEYMSIVDKPLKDMGVTRMNLNRRRFSLR